The sequence below is a genomic window from Silene latifolia isolate original U9 population chromosome 7, ASM4854445v1, whole genome shotgun sequence.
AAAGGGAATTCAGGTCCAGCAGGAGGAGGTGGTATATTTCGAGATGAGACAAGTAATTTCATTACCGCCTATTATTTCTCTTGTGGTATTTGCTCATCTATGAAGGCTGAACTACTAGCTCTTCTAGCTGGTTTGGAAAGAGCGAAATCGATCAATATTACACGGTGTTGATCCATATGGATAATTTCCTTTGTGTCAAGTTAATTCTAGAAGACCAACTAGTGAGTAACAATCTCAAGTTAATTGTCTGAAAATGCAAAGAGCTGATAGCCGAACCACAGTGGATAGCTAAGGTAGAACACACTTATCAGCTAACAGAGCAGCTGATTTCCTTGCTAATCGAGGCATCTAGTCAAGCACTTTAGTTCAGCACTTAGAATATTCGTTTAATGATCTCGGTCCTATTATTAGAGAGGATATCTGTGGGAGTGTGGGGTAGCTATTCCCCGTGTAATAGCGAATAATTAGTTCTCTTATCGAGGCTTTTCCCCTCTttcttaccaaaaaaaaaaaaaaaaagtctcgTTAAAATGGTCACAATTTGTTAGGAAAAAATGCCGGTCGAGAATTTGCAATTTTGCAATGACGACTTAACTTTCATGTTTATAATGAAAACAAATGATGATTGATAGTAGTCATGTAAACTTGTAGTTAATCAATTAATTGATGGTTGTATTTGAACATTGTCTCCTACCATTTGGTTTttaagttcttttttttttttagtagaAATCATTCTCAATTGATTTCAAAGACTTGTGTTTTTGCCATCTATCTTTTAGATGGCAGAAACACAAGCCCGATGTTTATATATTTTCATTATTTTGAAAATTATATGACCGGCCTAAAAAACGAAAGATGTATAACAATATATGTAGTGTGTTAGCGTCTTAATTACTCCCGCAAATTGAAGGGTGTAAGTATTTGCTACGCGCAtgtaaaagaaacaaaaataacaaaaaaacatATAGGAGAAACTCAAAAATTAGTAAAATTGAATTAAAAATGTTAACTTCTAATAGCACAAGCAGcaataatgaaaataaaaaagagtACAACAAGAAGAACAGCATTAAGTGTAGTAATTTTTCTCCATCCTTTCATGAAAAAAGCTAAATATCCAGCTTTGCAAGTTCGACATTGGTAACACAATTTATCAATGTCATTACTCCATGCTAAACAATCTTCCTCTTTCGAAGCCAATCCCTTTTCCGGCACCGTCCAATGTGTGTCGCTTTCGTACTCGTATCCACAATGCACCGGTGGTTTACAACATCCCAtctattccaaaaaaaaaaagaaatcattAGTTAAAACTCAGCTGTattctcaattatttgtttacttttgattaaaatattttttttttctgcgGAGCCGGTTCAATTATGATTCCGACAAGAAAATGCAATTATTAGTACCAATGATGAATTAGGACTCATTTGAAGTCATAGTTTAAAACGACTACATTGAGGTCCACCAATTATGATACATTACACATACATATTCATTATGAGGGCAAGGAATACATGTCAAGAGGTCAGGAATATTAATAAACGGGCGATTGGTTGGACTAGTGACGATGATATGTTATGATTCTGTTGCACTAAAAAGAAAATGAACTACGAGTGTTTTTAGAGTATTGTTCTCTCTATACAGATATTTATAGGAATTAGATTGATCCCATACAGCCATACTAGACTATCGGCTTTTGACAATCTACATGATATATTTTTACTACGTAGATATAACAAAAAGGTCAGTTCAGGTCATTTTGAGAACACATATTAAATAAAGTAGAGTACTACTACTAGTTAAGACACAATTTATTAGGGGAATGAGCTTAAATAAATACCTTCATTCCACCGATTATGATACAAAGATATTCATTATGAGGGCAAGGAATACATGTAGACAGGTCATGAATATTAATAAACGGGTCGAGAGGTTGGACTAGTGACAACGATATGTTACGGTTCTGTCACACTAAAATGAAAATGAACTACGAGTGTTTTTAGAGCGAGTTTTGTTCTTTCTATACGGATATTTATAGAAATTAAATCGGTCTCCTACCAGACTATATCATCTTTTGATCCAATCTatatgattttttttactacgtAGATATGACAAACAGGTCAGGTTAGGTCAGGTCAGAATGAGAACACGGGTTAAATAAAGTACTAATTAAGACAAAATTATTAGGGCAAGGAGCATAAATAAATACCTCCATGGAAGTTAATTTAGATCTTTTGAAAGTAACAAAATCCATAAGAAAATGCAATCATTAGGACGGACCAATGATGAATTAAGACTTATTTGAAGTCATAGTTTAAAACTACATTGAGGTCCACCAATTATGACACATTACACATACATATTCATTATGAGGGCAAGGAATACATGACGAGAGGTCAGGAATATTAATAAACGGGCCGAGAGGTCAGGAATATTAATAAACGGGTCAAGAGGTTGGACTAGTGATGATGATATGTTACGGTTCTGTCAcactaaaatgaaaatgaattaCGAGTGTTTTTAGAGTTTTGTCCTCTCTATAAGGATATTTATAGGAATTAGATCGATCCTTATCAGACTATCAACTTTTGACAATCTACATGATTACTTTACTACGTAGATATGACAAACAGGTCAGGTTAGGTCAGGTCAGATCAGGTCAGAATGAGAACAcgagttaaataaaatattaattaagACAAAATTATTAGgaataaatattaataacgggTCGAGAGGTTGGACTATTGACGATTACAGTTCTGTCACACTAAAATGAAAATGAACTACGAGTGTTTTTATAGCGAGTTTTGTTCTTTCTATACGGATATTTATAGGAATTAAATCGATCTCCTACCAGACTATATCATCTTTGATCCAATCTATATGATTTTTTTTACTTCGTAGATATGACAAACAGGTCAGGTCAGGTCAGAATGAGAACACGGGTTAAATAAAGTACTAATTAAGACAAAATTATTAGGGCAAGGAGCTTAATAAATAAATACCTCCATGGAAGTTAATCTAGATCTTTTGAAAGTAACAAAATCCATAAGAGTCCTAAAAGAATTAAGCTTGCCACAAGCATCATGACGAACCAAACATTTCTTAACATCTTCCCAATGATCATCACTAACATAATTATTTTGCATCCAATTTGAAAACATAGGTAGTTCATACTCCCTTGCACCACCATCCATAACATCGTCACCTTTGCTTCCTCCTCGAATGATCACCGCGCTAATACTTAAAAATGCTAATAACCCGATAATTAAGAAAAACAATGTGAGTAAGTATAACCATTGGAAAATCGAGTATCGACAATATGCTCCTAATAAACCGATTAAGGACACAATTAACAAGCATGTTCCGAGGGCGAGTAGCGGTTTGTACATTATAGGATCACAAGGGGAATTTGCTGTTGCTTTTATTATGTACCCTGCTAATAATATTGGTAATGAAAGGCATAGGGTTAATGTATTTACACATCCTAATATAAAACTACTTAATCCCATTTTTTAATCCTAATTGATTTTTTTAATTGATTTTTGTATTGAAATTATTTTTTGCATGGGAGATTAGTTGGGGGTGACCAAAATGATGATCAAAGGGGAAAATTCTAGGGTTGCATgggaattttttgattttttgattttttgaaatggTTGGTATAGAgggaaaaagggagaaaaaggtTCTAAGATTAGGGCTATTATTAGTGTATTTTGTGACAAGTTTTGTTATTACATTTGATGAGATAGTTTGAGTGAGTCTAGCTAGATTTTTGGTTAAACTATGGTGGTATCGATTCTATATATTTTTGGTCGTGAAAATGGGGAGTCAGTTGATGAAATAAACGGAATTAATTGAATATTTTTCCAAATAGTAGTTGAAGTTATTAGCTGATATTGTTGTTTAAAGTGTCACGTTACGAAAAGATATAATTCGAATTTGAATAACAAAGTTAAGAAGAGTACTTAAATAGGAAATGTTAAAGATATACGACTTACGAGTATGTATATGAACTATGGGATGTTATTGATATCTAAAAACAATGCATGCAGTCACAATAATGTGCTTTGCCATGGCAAGAGTTTGgttaaatataaatattataaattgGACATAAGCATAAATTATTTAAATTGGTCAAAAACGTGTATGTTACTATGTTAGCCCCTTAATTATTGATTGAAGATCATATACTCTTAGGCTTAGCTAAGAAACAATAAAAGAAAGTTCGGAATTTTGGACAATTGCTTAAATTTGGTTATCCAATCAAACACACAACACAAAGTGAAGACGACTTCTTACGATAAACATAAATTATAATATAAGACCATTGTATAATACAATCCCTTAAAAATTGACCACCTTATATTATTATAAATAACCACTTATCAAAACAAATAATTACTATTTATTATAAAGTTATCACTTTTTTTCGGTATACCTATTATACAATAAAATTAGTTCAAACGAAGACTTCAGGATTTGTGACACTTCAAGATGTTGCTATTAGTGGAGAATTGGTCTCTTCGAAACCTTGCTTGTACATTTTTTATTGCCGAAAACTAGGGACATGTCACATATGCAAACATATGTCACATCGGACCAATGAGAATTGAATTCACGTAAAGAATGTAATAATTCAATACATACACACAAGCTAAAAATATTTTATCCATACATAACTTTATAATATAACCAAATAAATTGATGATCATTATTTAAATTCTTAATTGTTTAGTATATATGTTGAAAATAAATAATCACTAACATTTAACATTTAACGAGATACTGTTTCAACATAACATGATAACAAGTGAatgatattatttttatatttagaAAGGTGTTGATAAGATATTCCTAAGGTGTTGAAGAATTTATTAGAGAAATGATGTTTAATTGTTGACAATCATCCTCATTTTGTTCTATGGTTAAGTCCCGTGTCAGATGGTTATATAATACAGAGAAAATTTTTGtaagactttttttttttacaattggAAGACAAAGAATTACCAAAATTTGTTGTACTGATCTGACACGAATGATATAAAATAATAATGATGACAAGCAAACGATGATTATATTATATTtcacaaaatattttttttaataaaaaaagaaTTATGTTACATGTCAGAAAAATTACGGCCAAAATAGCTACCATTTTAAGGAGTGCTTAAAAATAAATGGGAATAACAAAGGTGATGAATCGTGAACGTGAACACTGGCATATCTTGAAGCAAACAATAAGGAAGACTGAGATTTAAATTGTTTATTAGTGTGTGAATATATACTTGTATTACTCAATGACCGATCTAAGGGGGGCTGGATAATAATTTTAGATTGAAATCTAAAAAAATAACTGGGGTTGAGCTCTTCCCAGTATAACTAAGGTCTTCCACTAAACGAAATACTCGTTATAAGTAAACCTTGTTTGCGGAAAATGGGCGTAGACCATGTTACCACTTACAACATAAGCCGTATAATATTTGTCATCAATGAATAGTTGTCATCTGTCCATAGTTTTTATAAATGAGTTCGAGCATTTTGGTTATTTGTTACGGAGTACACCATGCATGCATGAAGCTTTCAAATATTGTGTGCATTAAATACGCGGTTCCTTTGTGCAATAAGTTTCTGGTTACGTCTCTTTCAACTTCTCCTTTTGTTAATTGAGAGTATTCAATCCaagttattatacatttatacaaTATTACCAATTGAGAATCACACGATATTTGTGTTCCCGTCCCTACCTTTATCTTATGCTACTACGAGTAATACACAAATACTTTTATTtcgtacttgtttttgctattcATTGGATAAAAAAGAGTTGAGCAAAAAAAAAATGTAGCTATAACACACTacaataattattaattattattgacTTGGGCGACTGTGCTTGACGACTGTTGGAGTTGGAtgttgctccaaaacttaagTGTGGTAAATATTGTCCCACGTTAGTAGAATAGTGACGGACATACCACTTTATATATGAAGTTGTGTTAACAAGTGCTAACTTGATTATAGAGGATAGACTATAGTCTCCCATGCGCGTGCCGCCGCTCGTGGTGTGGTGTGCCCCTTTTTGCTGTTGGTCTGAATTTTTTTTTACATCGGATTCTTTTCTAGCTGTTACAATTTTATTACACAATCAATTCCTCATTCATTGTTGACCATTACTACCAGAATCAATACCATTATTATGTGACTGTTAACAAGTGTGTTAACTTGATTATAGATAAAACAGAATGTTATTTCCTAGGTactttgcttttgtcttatctacccccaCATGGATTATATTTGATCAATCACAAGCTTGCGACcaaaaaatgagaatttgtgctaaaAATAATGGTTAATATTGAGTTTGAAAATCAAAGGAAGACCGATTGACCATATAATGTAGGAACTAGGAAGCAACAAAAGTGCAATGAATGACAGCCAAAATGGTGATGACAAAAGTTAGGCCACGACTAGCTAAAACGACCTGGACATTATTAGTTTAAGTCGTCTATCCGCGTAATTGTGCGAGAAACACGCCAATCGCGTCAATGTTTCCGTTAATCACCCCACTCAGCTTTAAGTTCACAGCTTTTACATACTCCGTATATAGTACTACTCCGTATGTGCGGATGTGGGCACCACCTATATGTATGTTTTTATGCATAACAGGGCCGCCATCACCATTATTACCTTAATCACGTGGTTATACTCGTCATCTCTTCCACATTTATTACCGAGTTACAAACAAAACCGAGATAAAGGAAATACGGAGTAGTATTATTTAGAGTAATGTCAGACCGGAATGAAGGGAATATTATTTAGAATAATAATTCTTTCGTTCAACTCCACTCTatcatacttcctccattcaactccactctaccactttgctttttcacgttcgccaacgcgtgttttacacggtaaatatcgttagctacgtatttgcaaaacttataaaagttagatatttttaatgtactcgtaaag
It includes:
- the LOC141590882 gene encoding tetraspanin-8-like, which encodes MGLSSFILGCVNTLTLCLSLPILLAGYIIKATANSPCDPIMYKPLLALGTCLLIVSLIGLLGAYCRYSIFQWLYLLTLFFLIIGLLAFLSISAVIIRGGSKGDDVMDGGAREYELPMFSNWMQNNYVSDDHWEDVKKCLVRHDACGKLNSFRTLMDFVTFKRSRLTSMEMGCCKPPVHCGYEYESDTHWTVPEKGLASKEEDCLAWSNDIDKLCYQCRTCKAGYLAFFMKGWRKITTLNAVLLVVLFFIFIIAACAIRS